A stretch of Prunus dulcis chromosome 6, ALMONDv2, whole genome shotgun sequence DNA encodes these proteins:
- the LOC117632891 gene encoding TLD domain-containing protein 2: MGRPRSFRSKAVHFVSDLTTVLLNPISDKPSKTSSPPPHAEDEDESKGSQNESSSEESPVNVVDGPDTSSFSAFLYSLLSSESEDTNTNADEKIDNQMDRNNPSSDSAIKGNGGKRSLLSKGKQSLSKVIYQAARFGGYRSQERKGNPDMKVDDRNDLEFTGVEMRHMQKAEKPMALVDLPDISEPSLLLTEITRTALYASMPALVQGRKWLLLYSTWRHGISLSSLYRRSMLCPGPSLLVVGDRKGAVFGGLVEAPLRPTNKKYQGTNDTFVFTTTPGNPVIFRPTGANRYFTLCSTDFLAIGGGGHFALYLDSDLLSGSSSFSETYGNPCLAHSEDFEVKEVELWGFVYATKYEEVLALSRTEAPGICRW, encoded by the exons ATGGGTAGGCCACGGTCTTTTCGGAGCAAGGCAGTCCACTTTGTATCTGATCTCACCACTGTCTTGCTCAATCCCATTTCTGACAAACCCTCCAAAacctcttctcctcctcctcatgcT GAAGATGAGGATGAGTCCAAAGGAAGTCAAAATGAATCAAGTAGTGAAGAGAGTCCCGTTAATGTAGTTGATGGGCCTGACACTTCTTCCTTTAGTGCATTCCTCTACTCTCTATTGTCATCAGAGTCTGAAGATACTAATACAAATGCAGATGAGAAAATTGATAATCAAATGGATAGGAATAACCCATCATCTGATTCTGCAATCAAAGGAAATGGTGGAAAGAGAAGTTTACTTTCTAAGGGGAAACAGTCACTTAGTAAAGTTATCTATCAAGCTGCGAGATTTGGTGGATATCGGAGTCAAGAGCGCAAGGGTAACCCTGACATGAAAGTTGATGATAGGAATGACTTGGAATTTACTGGAGTTGAGATGAGGCATATGCAGAAAGCCGAAAAGCCTATGGCTTTGGTTGATCTCCCAGACATCTCTGAACCTTCTTTACTTCTTACAGAAATAACTAGAACTGCTCTTTATGCTTCAATGCCAGCGCTTGTTCAAGGACGGAAATGGTTGTTACTGTATAG TACATGGAGGCATGGCATATCATTGTCAAGCCTATACAGAAGAAGTATGCTTTGTCCTGGCCCCAGTTTGCTG GTTGTTGGAGACCGTAAAGGTGCAGTTTTTGGTGGCTTGGTGGAGGCACCTCTAAGACCAACCAACAAGAAGTATCAG GGAACAAATGATACATTTGTTTTCACAACTACACCTGGAAATCCTGTTATATTTCGCCCTACAG GTGCAAATCGCTATTTCACATTGTGCTCCACTGACTTTTTGGCaattggtggtggtggtcatTTTGCACTCTATTTGGACAGTGATCT ATTGAGTGGATCAAGTTCATTCTCGGAAACCTATGGGAATCCTTGTCTTGCGCACTCAGAAGACTTTGAGGTGAAAGAAGTTGAG CTGTGGGGCTTTGTATATGCTACTAAGTATGAGGAAGTACTTGCTCTAAGCCGTACGGAGGCACCTGGGATTTGCCGATGGTGA